DNA sequence from the Besnoitia besnoiti strain Bb-Ger1 chromosome Unknown contig00055, whole genome shotgun sequence genome:
tagtcattataactattgatttagtataagcatagaaccaatccggtagtaatatacgatagtagctaatctaccatataagatataagtcgcttgtggaatagcactaccaataataatcaagaagatcatactgtatacccaaataattacccatccactgactacatttcgagtcataaaatgttgtcgtatcaacattcgagtattcaaagctcgaatttcagataaaagagctaagttaatgagagaggacataaatactaacaaaccaccggttttggatgggattacttttaacaccgcataatatgctaaaaaagtaccattcaggtacgatatgaagcggagttacaaaccggttcactggtatggagttatctgggtgcgataattcaatcaaaccaaaagccgtttgtaagaaaattaaaccaattagataggatagacatttagcatcggtcattaacatatgaggatagaaggctactttaagtgcggaatcaatacctgcagggttactagaaccatttaaatgtaaatagaagatgtgtaatacaattagaatgcaacctacaaaaggtaatataaagtgcaatacaaagaatcgttttaatgttacatcagatacatagtatccaccgagtaaccaaggtactaaatatggtattggagaaaggagattagtaatgactgtagcaccccagaaactcatctgtccccatggtagtacataaccgaggaaagcagtggctatagtaagtagatataaaactaaaccagacatccaagcagtagttaaataactatagctggagttatacatacctcgagacatgtgtattaagatacacaagaagacgaaagaagcagttgttgcatgcaacatcctaaattcccatcctgctgctacctctctaactagatgttgaacactagcaaatgcacaagatgcttcagaagtatatcggaacgctaaagtgatacctgtaattatttggagtacaaaggtaattgcaactaagaaaccaaagttataagatgaatttagattgagagcacaccgataaaagacgaggtgtgcccggaatagactcatggaaatttggtgtgttctcgaaaccatgctagcacaatagaacttcgttaaataactacatattaaaatgagcgcatgtaaactagtcttaaacacaccgctcgtcacgtaacaaatctcaaatcgtactgtagattttatatatgtaccgtaactataaccatggtgacatccaatgttcacgctcatggattcagtgtccaggactacctggcgcttaataacgattccgtcttccagcttccaagcaaacatgattaccgtgatattgaaatccaacacttttagctgtcttaagcagtccagtggggtggtggtgtactgcaatcataaagaacttggttgtctgtatctcataaccggagtcatcttcagtattctaggaactataatgtctttgtttattcgatttgagttatacagttctggatcgcggatcatttgtacagagacgatagctacttataatgtgataataacgatacatggcctagctatgatctttatgttcttaatgcctgctttgtacggaggatatggtaacttctttgtaccaatatatattggtggttcggaagtcgttttcccaagaactaacgcgatctcctattttctagtaccattaggttctgtgttgttaactcaaagtatttgttccgagtttggtagtggtcttggttggacaatgtatcctccactaagtactagcttgatggtgttaaatccagaggcaactgattggattatcggaggtcttgcagtactaggaattagtagtattttaagttctattaacttccttggtacttgcgtcttcatgggttctaatgctggtgctaagaactatattctatatatctgggctatcatatttactgcccttatgttagtcttcactctacctattcttactggtggattagttatgatccttcttgatctacacgtaaacactgaattttatgattctatgtattctggtgatagtgtactttatcaacatctattctggttcttcggacatccagaggtatacattctaattttacctgcttttggtgtagtctcgcagacattatctatgtatgctgctagatctgtcttcggtggacaatctatgatcttagctatgggttgtatttctattctaggttccttagtatgggcacatcatatgatgacagtcggtctagaggtagataccagagcttatttctctgctatgactattatgattgcaaattcctaccggtactaagattttcaactggttaggtacctatatggctagccatacaactacaagaactgtagatctatgggctgctcttagttttatcctattgtttactctaggtggtactacaggtgtagttatgggtaacgctggtatggatattgccctacatgatacatactatattgtagctcatttccatttcgtattatctcttggtgcagtactagctactatatgtggctttatcttctatagcagagatatgttcggagatactgtaaatctattccatgtaaataccggtgcttctccatatttaagcatctggtttgtagtcttcttaggtagtatcttattaattttcatccctatgcatatacttggtttcaacgttatgccaagaaggataccagattaccctgattatctttgttatattaatacatggtgttcaattggttctatatccacaatagttatcatcttaactatgctctgctaatgcacttaacatgatggtcatgaaaagcacaagagaacttggatccggtaaacaaagaccttcaagatctaaaccagtagtccaactcgtagtatatactccccagaaaaagctgataaataatcctgtctcagagatgataactccaagtacgatgctactgattagactagcatctgagtagtagttttctctcgctgttaagatgagtgagaacaagaatccatatattacgcctagaacataaccgatgtggaataatcttaatgtagtaggatattgaaatccaacacttttagctgtcttaagcagtccagtggggtggtggtgtactgcaatcataagaaacttggttgtctgtatctcataaccggagtcatcttcagtattctaggaactataatgtctttgtttattcgatttgagttatacagttcaTCGATTCGGATCTTGTAAGAGACGATACTACTTAATAATGGATTTAATAACGATACAATGGTAGCTAATGATCTTATGTTTTAATTAATGTACTGTTCtactatcggttatatattttagacgctaactttaaactttgacttattaaaccaaTCATCTAttatggtaagattgagcgtggactatcgaatgaaacaatgtgctccaacgctagtctaagtctctaacataccttttacctacaactgtataacaaacctccaggcaaagaacttggtctgttctaattccccgtggtaaacacagtcaacgaataaggagcattcatatgttatgcagtgtcttaggagagatactctagatttagcattcatctacagctacggtaactgttgtgtttaaatagcggttaacctttccttttccttacgtactcagggcatgcaataccaatcagataacaactgaagctagactccatgttacacttactaaaatgggattcctaggttgatataaactacctttttctgggagtatatactacgagttggactactggtttagatcttgaaggtctttgtttaccggatccaagttctcttgtgcttttcatgaccatcatgttaagtgcattaagtatagtggtatccagcgtatatttgaaaaaccaacatttgtatacagctgtacgaatatcatgacattcactttggtagtcgccttcttaatgttagtctgtacggaatacttaggactatctctttatattaatgataatgcatttggtaatggacttttcatcttaactggtatacattttagccatgttattgttggagctatccttgtattcttcactcaaagtatctatagttctttagttacttacatgcctacaagctctataatgctaagcaaatctaaaggtatgttatgcaagatctttacagaaccattcactatttatatctacactttgtagaaaccatgtggatattaatccacattacattctatctctaaatcatataacggtcgtaaggtacgccggggataacaggtcagataatattgggagttctaatcctcggattgtatcagcacctccatgtcggctcattactcccttgttattgaacaagattcagttaggaacgctagttcaccgtcagatgtaatacgtgagctgggttaagaacgtctggagacagtttgttccctatctaccatattatctaattggtttaattttcttacaaacggcttttgtttgattgaattatcgcacccagataactccataccagtgaaccggttttgtaactccgcttcatatcgtacctgaatggtactttttagcatattatgcgtgttaaaagtaatcccatccaaaaccggtggtttgttagtatttatgttatcaacatgtcaatgaaatatcaacaacgatgaaacttatttggttaacataacaacatagaaggtaaagctggattacgttcaaaactttacactg
Encoded proteins:
- a CDS encoding uncharacterized protein (encoded by transcript BESB_064220) → MIAVHHHPTGLLKTAKSVGFQYPTTLRLFHIGYVLGVIYGFLFSLILTARENYYSDASLISSIVLGVIISETGLFISFFWGVYTTSWTTGLDLEGLCLPDPSSLVLFMTIMLSALAEHS